A region of Necator americanus strain Aroian chromosome I, whole genome shotgun sequence DNA encodes the following proteins:
- a CDS encoding hypothetical protein (NECATOR_CHRI.G991.T1) codes for MKKAVLNNMFRTARTVCSGPEERKESLTLAHKIAVSNGYEIRTSGTRRYRSERARQLENPTTDKITLCFPYISDEMSAAIRRCLRRADSDSSVSVVEIPPNSLKRQLVRNRLYDTMCTTPNCIICPAGKPGDCLRSGVIYLISCTNCGDEYVGETARRAR; via the coding sequence ATGAAGAAAGCTGTGCTTAACAACATGTTCCGCACGGCAAGAACCGTTTGTAGTGGacctgaggagagaaaggaatcaTTAACTTTGGCTCACAAAATTGCTGTTTCGAATGGTTATGAAATTCGAACGTCTGGAACGAGACGATACCGAAGTGAACGAGCACGGCAATTGGAAAACCCCACCACAGATAAGATAActctctgctttccttacatctccgatgaaatgagcgctgccattaggcggtgtctgaggagggCAGACTCGGATAGTtccgtttcggtcgttgaaataccaccgaacaGTTTGAAACGTCAgctagttcggaatcgtttgtacgataccatgtgtacaacaccgaactgtattatttgtcccgCAGGTAAaccaggagactgcttgagatctggggtaatctacctgatttcgtGCACGAATTGTGGCGACGAGTatgtcggtgaaacggcacgacgAGCACGTTAA
- a CDS encoding hypothetical protein (NECATOR_CHRI.G992.T1): protein MSILAGPRRKQRLSVDPRNLQWKNDEKKFSQKLMEKMGWSEGDGLGKNRQGNADSVKLKANYTGKGLGADKLASYDSTWIAHHDDFADLLSALNKNKEENGATEEEKEERAKKISLELSSKSLRRRIHYQKFTRAKDVSNYTEKDRSAVLGLGLSRVKQESPKKEESKVEPLKEEEGSNDVPKTNTTVSKLSVGEYFAAKMAALNARRGKVESEANVDVDVKVGESEITCEARRLETREERKERKKRKKEAKIRQESLQCVASAETFEMEIEVSKEEEVDEKEKRKRKKRKNALELSLENEETGMERDSTRTKIFEDDAGKNASGVFVKNKKRKMEKQDLEDEDEPFEDELMKSNKKVKKDRKNESKKKQEGE, encoded by the exons ATGTCAATTTTGGCTGGGCCGCGTCGGAAGCAACGACTAAGTGTCGATCCGCGAAATTTGCAGTGGAAAAATGacgagaagaaattttcgCAAAAACTAATGGAGAAAATGGGATGGTCCGAAGGAGATGGACTTGGCAAGAATCGTCAAGGGAATGCCGACAGCGTGAAACTGAAAGCCAACTATACCGGCAAAG gaCTTGGAGCTGATAAGCTGGCATCATACGATAGCACTTGGATTGCACATCATGACGACTTTGCTGATCTACTCAGTGCGctgaacaaaaacaaggaagag AACGGCGCcactgaagaagagaaggaggaACGTGCAAAGAAAATCTCACTTGAGTTAAGCAGTAAAAGTCTGCGAAGACGAATTCA CTATCAAAAATTTACACGAGCAAAAGACGTATCGAATTACACCGAAAAAGATCGTTCCGCAGTTCTCGGCCTTGGGCTCAGCAGAGTAAAACAGGAGAGtccaaagaaagaagaatcaaAAGTCGAACCGctgaaagaagaggaaggatCGAATGATGTGCCAAAAACGAACACAACTGTCAGTAAACTGTCTGTTGGAGAGTACTTCGCTGCCAAAATGGCTGCGCTGAATGCGCGGAGGGGAAAAGTGGAGAGTGAAGCGAAT GTCGATGTTGACGTGAAGGTTGGAGAAAGTGAAATCACTTGTGAGGCCCGAAGGCTCGAAACCCGTGAAGAGcggaaggaaaggaaaaagaggaagaaagaagcaaaaattcgACAAGAGTCATTGCAGTGCGTAGCATCAGCAGAAACTTTCGAGATGGAGATAGAAGTctccaaagaagaagaagtcgatgaaaaagaaaaacgaaaacggaagaaaaggaaaaacgcTTTGGAACTATCAttagaaaacgaagaaacagGAATGGAG AGAGACTCGACAAggacaaaaatttttgaagacgaCGCTGGAAAGAACGCAAGTGGAGTTTttgtcaaaaataagaaaagaaaaatggaaaaacaagaTCTGGAAGATGAAG ATGAACCATTCGAAGATGAACTCATGAAGTCCaacaaaaaggtgaaaaaggacagaaaaaatgagagcaaGAAAAAGCAAGAAGGAGAGTGA
- a CDS encoding hypothetical protein (NECATOR_CHRI.G990.T2), giving the protein MQDVKVPHYFVHSAGTGGTISSVGRYVKKYGISTEIVLADTQFSVYYDYVMYDRFKNESGASLWVEPGMAGIGYGPMGIAKKGETTSIDAAVIDRVIKIPDVAATAAMRILRDQGASGGTSSGVNLLTSMHIASTAKKPIKSRLTIATLLADPGHYYDSTYYNRDWIAQKFARHGGLEAYDCWYSVISESLASGEDPLFLGYDRCPNGVF; this is encoded by the exons ATGCAAGATGTCAAGGTGCCGCATTATTTTGTGCACTCCGCTGGAACAG GAGGAACCATCTCCTCGGTAGGACGATATGTGAAGAAGTATGGAATTAGCACGGAGATAGTTTTAGCAGACACTCAATTCTCAGTGTACTATGATTATGTGATGTACGATAG GTTCAAAAATGAATCCGGTGCAAGTTTATGGGTTGAGCCGGGAATGGCTGGAATCGGTTATGGGCCTATGGGAATAGCGAAAAAGGGTGAAACGACGAG TATCGACGCTGCTGTTATCGATCGAGTGATCAAAATCCCCGATGTCGCCGCAACAGCCGCTATGCGGATACTTCGGGATCAA GGTGCATCGGGTGGCACAAGTAGCGGCGTAAACCTTTTGACCTCAATGCATATCGCTTCAACGGCAAA AAAGCCAATTAAGTCACGCCTTACAATTGCCACGCTTTTGGCCGACCCAGGACACTATTATGACAGTACCTATTATAATAGAGATTGGATTGCTCAAAAATTCGCAAGACATGGCGGATTGGAG GCTTATGACTGCTGGTACTCTGTGATCTCAGAGAGTCTTGCCTCTGGCGAAGACCCACTGTTTCTCGGATATGATCGATGTCCTAATGGAGTATTCTGA
- a CDS encoding hypothetical protein (NECATOR_CHRI.G990.T3), protein MVITFLYVVAMVFVVSQQEIGRPLIKLSQAPKDEYTKDRTWTNLAIRRMWQERKKMSHTPLFKFNYVGQKNVDIMFKNESASRSGSLKHRYTWGLMMWALIEGHVKNGTTIYEASSGNTAASLAYMCRLLHIAFTAIVPDTIEDIKVKHIEEYGGKIIKVPLGERLIRARQLAAENNGFFMNQFGNADKAEEFHESGDFPLESVNLFHEILVQLQADDMQDVKVPHYFVHSAGTGGTISSVGRYVKKYGISTEIVLADTQFSVYYDYVMYDRFKNESGASLWVEPGMAGIGYGPMGIAKKGETTSIDAAVIDRVIKIPDVAATAAMRILRDQGASGGTSSGVNLLTSMHIASTAKKPIKSRLTIATLLADPGHYYDSTYYNRDWIAQKFARHGGLEAYDCWYSVISESLASGEDPLFLGYDRCPNGVF, encoded by the exons ACCTTCCTTTATGTAGTCGCTATGGTGTTTGTTGTTTCACAACAAGAGATTGGTCGACCGCTAATAAAGTTGTCGCAGGCTCCGAAGGACGAATACACAA AAGACAGAACCTGGACGAATCTAGCGATAAGACGAATGTGGCAGGAACGGAAAAAGATGTCTCACACACCGTTATTCAAATTTAAT TATGTTGGACAAAAGAATGTGGACATCATGTTTAAGAACGAATCGGCATCACGATCCGGATCGTTGAAGCATCGATACACATGGGGTCTCATGATGTGGGCTCTCATTGAGGGCCACGTTAAAAATG gcACAACCATCTACGAAGCTTCTTCCGGTAATACCGCAGCCTCTTTAGCTTATATGTGTCGATTATTGCATATAGCATTCACAGCAATT GTTCCCGACACCATTGAAGATATCAAGGTGAAACATATAGAAGAATATGGtggtaaaataataaaagttccACTAGGAGAGAG GTTGATCAGAGCACGACAACTTGCAGCAGAAAATAATGGGTTTTTTATGAATCAGTTTGGTAACGCCGACAAAGCTGAGGAGTTCCATGAAA GTGGAGACTTCCCACTTGAATCGGTGAATCTATTTCACGAAATCCTTGTTCAACTACAGGCCGACGACATGCAAGATGTCAAGGTGCCGCATTATTTTGTGCACTCCGCTGGAACAG GAGGAACCATCTCCTCGGTAGGACGATATGTGAAGAAGTATGGAATTAGCACGGAGATAGTTTTAGCAGACACTCAATTCTCAGTGTACTATGATTATGTGATGTACGATAG GTTCAAAAATGAATCCGGTGCAAGTTTATGGGTTGAGCCGGGAATGGCTGGAATCGGTTATGGGCCTATGGGAATAGCGAAAAAGGGTGAAACGACGAG TATCGACGCTGCTGTTATCGATCGAGTGATCAAAATCCCCGATGTCGCCGCAACAGCCGCTATGCGGATACTTCGGGATCAA GGTGCATCGGGTGGCACAAGTAGCGGCGTAAACCTTTTGACCTCAATGCATATCGCTTCAACGGCAAA AAAGCCAATTAAGTCACGCCTTACAATTGCCACGCTTTTGGCCGACCCAGGACACTATTATGACAGTACCTATTATAATAGAGATTGGATTGCTCAAAAATTCGCAAGACATGGCGGATTGGAG GCTTATGACTGCTGGTACTCTGTGATCTCAGAGAGTCTTGCCTCTGGCGAAGACCCACTGTTTCTCGGATATGATCGATGTCCTAATGGAGTATTCTGA